One part of the Vitis riparia cultivar Riparia Gloire de Montpellier isolate 1030 chromosome 8, EGFV_Vit.rip_1.0, whole genome shotgun sequence genome encodes these proteins:
- the LOC117920631 gene encoding auxin-responsive protein SAUR71-like, with the protein MYLPMRECRNRRLIVRIRRVVKQQLWRIRYLLRWEGEDMDCNSISSVAEGENVMIKGYFSVLAMGNGEPKKFLVALNYLAYPPFVKLLEAAEQEFGFDQQGVLAVPCEANKSETMFASGVQLQFNQQRQQYQQ; encoded by the exons ATGTATCTGCCTATGAGGGAATGCAGAAACCGTCGCTTAATCGTCAGAATCAGGCGTGTGGTGAAGCAGCAGCTTTGGAGGATCCGCTACCTTCTACGGTGGGAAGGGGAAGACATGGATTGTAATAGCATCAGCAGTGTTGCCGAAGGGGAAAATGTGATGATCAAAGGGTATTTTTCAGTGCTAGCAATGGGCAATGGAGAGCCTAAGAAGTTCTTGGTTGCATTGAATTATCTAGCTTATCCTCCATTTGTCAAGTTATTAGAAGCAGCAGAACAAGAGTTCGGGTTCGATCAACAGGGTGTCCTAGCCGTACCTTGTGAAGCAA ATAAATCTGAGACAATGTTTGCATCGGGCGTTCAGCTCCAGTTTAACCAGCAGAGGCAACAGTATCAGCAATGA
- the LOC117919863 gene encoding membrane magnesium transporter encodes MALGFAVGVFGVLILAHAAYSTIQYRGLLKIMEEEFSGPPMTVLAEVLLGLGLCMWAGLTVPGKFLSIHPDSEENRIVSLPLNVDFMIFNHRGRAFSSEIDMKLKY; translated from the exons ATGGCTTTGGGCTTTGCGGTGGGCGTTTTTGGAGTTCTGATACTCGCTCATGCAGCCTACTCAACCATCCAAT ATAGGGGTTTGTTGAAGATAATGGAGGAGGAGTTTTCAGGACCTCCCATGACT GTTTTAGCTGAAGTACTTCTAGGATTAGGTTTATGCATGTGGGCGGGACTTACTGTGCCAGGGAAATTCCTGTCAATACATCCGGATTCTGAAGAGAACAG GATAGTTTCTTTACCACTCAATGTAGATTTCATGATCTTCAACCATCGTGGCAGAGCATTTTCTTCTGAAATAGATATGAAGTTGAAGTATTAA